A single Uloborus diversus isolate 005 chromosome 7, Udiv.v.3.1, whole genome shotgun sequence DNA region contains:
- the LOC129225522 gene encoding protein FAM136A-like translates to MAEMASARVKEAINSMLEEIDSSCMRKMQGNMHKCAANCCDNPSASMEEVHRCIESCSSTITDAQNFLQNELTNYQDRIQRCVMQCQDNIRDKITASTTEAEVSGFKKDFEQCVVKCADTHIALIPSMLKRIKDVLFSKSQNNKLSI, encoded by the exons ATGGCTGAGATGGCAAGTGCACGTGTAAAAGAGGCAATTAATTCAATGCTTGAAGAAATCGACAGTTCTTGTATGAGAAAAATGCAG ggTAATATGCACAAATGTGCGGCTAATTGTTGTGACAATCCATCAGCCTCAATGGAAGAAGTGCACAGATGTATAGAATCTTGCAGTTCTACTATTACGGATGcccaaaattttttacaaaatgaacttaCTAATTATCAG GATAGAATTCAACGCTGTGTTATGCAATGTCAAGACAATATCAGAGATAAAATTACTGCATCCACAACCGAGGCTGAAGTTTCTGGTTTCAAGAAAGATTTTGAGCAGTGTGTTGTTAAGTGTGCTGATACACATATTGCATTAATACCATCAATGTTGAAAAGGATAAAAGATGTTTTGTTTAGCAAATCACAAAATAATAAACTatctatataa